A stretch of the Acanthochromis polyacanthus isolate Apoly-LR-REF ecotype Palm Island chromosome 22, KAUST_Apoly_ChrSc, whole genome shotgun sequence genome encodes the following:
- the arl4ca gene encoding ADP-ribosylation factor-like 4Ca, producing MGNSLSNLAAFQSLHIVMLGLDSAGKTTVLYRLKFNEFVNTVPTIGFNTERIRLGGAGASRGISCHFWDVGGQEKLRPLWKPYSRCTDGIVYVVDSVDAERLEEARTELHKITRFSENQGTPLLVIANKQDLPRALDVGEIERQLALAELSPSTPYHVQPACAIIGEGLDEGMDKLYEMIVKRRKSLKQKKKRQ from the coding sequence ATGGGGAACAGCCTTTCCAACCTGGCCGCCTTCCAGTCCCTGCACATAGTCATGCTCGGCTTGGACTCTGCGGGGAAAACCACCGTCCTGTACCGGCTCAAATTCAACGAGTTCGTCAACACGGTGCCGACCATCGGCTTCAACACGGAGCGCATCCGGCTGGGCGGCGCGGGGGCCTCCAGGGGCATCAGCTGCCACTTCTGGGACGTCGGGGGCCAGGAGAAGCTGCGGCCCCTCTGGAAGCCCTACAGCCGCTGCACGGACGGCATCGTGTACGTGGTGGACTCGGTGGACGCGGAGCGGCTGGAGGAGGCCCGCACCGAGCTGCACAAGATCACCCGCTTCTCTGAGAACCAGGGCACGCCGCTGCTGGTCATCGCCAACAAGCAGGACCTGCCGCGGGCGCTGGACGTCGGGGAGATCGAGAGGCAGCTGGCCCTGGCCGAGCTCAGCCCCTCCACCCCGTACCACGTCCAGCCGGCCTGCGCCATCATCGGAGAGGGTCTGGACGAGGGCATGGACAAGCTGTATGAGATGATAGTGAAGAGGAGGAAGTCtctgaagcagaagaagaagaggcagTGA